The proteins below come from a single Oryzomicrobium terrae genomic window:
- a CDS encoding monovalent cation:proton antiporter family protein: protein MESLRGALILLSMGVLFVAITLRLKLPPLLAYLAAGILVGPHGLALIPESHQIDVLAELGVVFLMFSIGLEFSLAKLKAMHRLVFGLGGGQVILTLLGTVAVARFFYHQGWREGFAVGAAVAMSSTAIVSKLLSERLELHSDAGRQTMAVLLFQDLAVVPLLITLPALAAKTSGLAASLSLAMLQAGGVLVAMIFVGQKLMHRWFDAVVRQRSPELFMLNVLWIVVGLSFLTASAGLSLALGAFVGGMLISETLYRHQVEADIRPFRDILLGLFFITLGMQLDLAFVAQSIGSVLIALALLIVGKGGVVLLLCATMRNSTDTAVRTAVQLAQGGEFGFVLLTLGLDLHLVPGDVFQVTTAALLLSMFLAPFLIARAGKVGKRLSAKDFAQRAKMVQDVAARAMDIEDHVIVCGFGRSGQTIARFLEVEGIPFIALDVDPVRIEQAQTAGERVVFGNADRLEVLMAAGLQRARAVVITYNDLAATEKALFHTRDARPDMPVVVRSADDTHIDHLKNLGATEVIPEVIEGSLMMAAQTLAELGVPVERAVGQVRAARAERYGKLKSYYRGEKDRMKRLAEEKGVFVVEAGSPTVGRLLGEVVPAGSTVRVERVKRGEVRIDNPAAELVLEGGDVLLLSGPPEALLRLEKKLAAG, encoded by the coding sequence GTGGAAAGCTTACGGGGCGCCCTGATCCTGCTCTCGATGGGGGTGCTGTTCGTCGCCATCACGTTGCGGCTCAAGCTGCCGCCGCTGCTCGCCTACCTGGCGGCTGGCATCCTGGTCGGGCCCCACGGCCTGGCCCTGATCCCGGAAAGCCACCAGATCGACGTGCTGGCCGAGCTCGGGGTGGTCTTCCTGATGTTCTCGATCGGCCTGGAATTCAGTCTGGCCAAGCTCAAGGCCATGCACCGTCTGGTGTTCGGCCTGGGCGGCGGCCAGGTGATCCTGACCCTGCTCGGCACCGTGGCGGTGGCCCGCTTCTTCTATCACCAGGGCTGGCGCGAAGGGTTTGCCGTGGGGGCGGCGGTGGCCATGTCGTCCACCGCCATCGTCAGCAAGCTGCTGTCCGAGCGGCTGGAACTGCATTCCGACGCCGGCCGCCAGACCATGGCGGTGCTGTTGTTCCAGGACCTGGCGGTGGTGCCCCTGCTGATCACCCTGCCGGCCCTGGCCGCCAAGACCTCCGGGTTGGCGGCCTCTCTGTCCCTGGCCATGCTCCAGGCCGGCGGTGTGCTGGTGGCGATGATCTTCGTCGGCCAGAAGCTGATGCACCGCTGGTTCGACGCGGTGGTGCGGCAGCGCTCCCCCGAGCTGTTCATGCTCAACGTGCTGTGGATCGTCGTCGGCCTGTCCTTCCTCACCGCCTCCGCCGGCCTGTCCCTGGCCCTGGGCGCCTTCGTCGGCGGCATGCTGATCTCGGAGACCCTCTACCGGCACCAGGTGGAGGCCGACATCCGGCCCTTCCGCGACATCCTGCTCGGCCTGTTCTTCATTACCCTGGGCATGCAGCTCGACCTGGCCTTCGTCGCCCAGTCGATCGGCAGCGTGCTGATCGCCCTGGCTCTGCTGATCGTCGGCAAGGGCGGGGTGGTGCTGCTGCTCTGCGCGACCATGCGCAACTCCACCGACACGGCGGTGCGCACCGCCGTCCAGCTCGCCCAGGGGGGCGAGTTCGGCTTCGTGCTGCTCACCCTGGGCCTCGACCTGCACCTGGTGCCCGGCGACGTCTTCCAGGTGACCACCGCCGCCTTGCTGCTCTCCATGTTCCTCGCCCCCTTCCTGATCGCCCGGGCGGGCAAGGTGGGCAAGCGCCTGTCGGCCAAGGACTTCGCCCAGCGTGCCAAGATGGTCCAGGACGTGGCGGCCCGGGCCATGGACATCGAAGACCACGTGATCGTCTGCGGTTTCGGCCGCAGCGGCCAGACCATCGCCCGCTTCCTGGAGGTGGAGGGCATTCCCTTCATCGCCTTGGACGTGGACCCGGTGCGCATCGAGCAGGCCCAGACCGCCGGCGAGCGGGTGGTGTTCGGCAACGCCGACCGCCTCGAAGTGCTGATGGCCGCCGGCCTGCAACGCGCCCGGGCCGTGGTCATCACCTACAACGACCTGGCCGCCACCGAGAAGGCCCTCTTTCACACCCGGGACGCCCGGCCCGACATGCCGGTGGTGGTGCGTTCCGCCGACGACACCCATATCGACCACCTGAAGAATCTGGGCGCCACCGAGGTCATTCCCGAGGTGATCGAGGGCAGCCTGATGATGGCCGCCCAGACCCTGGCCGAGCTCGGGGTGCCGGTGGAGCGCGCCGTGGGCCAGGTGCGCGCCGCCCGGGCCGAACGCTATGGCAAGCTGAAGAGCTATTACCGGGGCGAGAAGGACCGCATGAAGCGGCTGGCCGAGGAAAAGGGCGTGTTCGTGGTGGAGGCCGGCAGCCCCACCGTGGGGCGCCTGCTCGGCGAGGTGGTGCCCGCCGGCAGCACGGTGCGGGTCGAACGGGTCAAGCGGGGTGAAGTGCGCATCGACAACCCGGCGGCCGAGCTGGTCCTGGAAGGCGGCGACGTGCTGCTCCTGTCCGGCCCGCCCGAGGCCTTGCTGCGCCTGGAGAAAAAACTGGCGGCCGGGTAG
- a CDS encoding putative Na+/H+ antiporter, producing MTIVPTTLEIIAAALFAIAVIHTFSTKFFERLAHAQPKHAGMWHLLGEVEAVFGFWAMVLVLVLASHDGWHEAVAYLDGRDFTEPLFVFVIMVIAASRPILRFASWCVKVNASLLPMPRQMAFYFVVLSLVPLLGSFITEPAAMTLAALMLRERFYAPGISNRLKYVTIGVLFVNVSIGGTLTPYAAPPVLMVAGKWNWDLAFMFTHFGWKAWLAVVINAFAATLLFAKELRKVPALAPAANHEPMPLTMIALHLLFLGGVVLTAHHPKVFMGLFLFFLGFAHAYQRYHDRLILREGLMVAFFLAGLVTLGGMQKWWLQDVLAGLSPVALYYGATALTAITDNAALTYLGSLVDGVTEAYKYALVAGAVTGGGLTIIANAPNPAGFSILKGHFHDESVHPLGLFLSALPPTLVAILAFQLL from the coding sequence ATGACGATCGTGCCGACGACCCTCGAGATCATCGCTGCCGCCCTGTTTGCCATCGCGGTCATTCATACCTTTTCCACCAAGTTCTTCGAGCGCCTCGCCCATGCCCAGCCCAAGCATGCCGGGATGTGGCACCTACTCGGCGAGGTGGAGGCGGTGTTCGGTTTCTGGGCCATGGTTCTGGTGCTCGTGCTGGCCTCCCACGATGGCTGGCACGAGGCGGTGGCCTACCTGGACGGGCGCGATTTCACCGAGCCCTTGTTCGTCTTCGTCATCATGGTGATCGCCGCCAGTCGGCCGATCCTGCGCTTCGCCTCCTGGTGCGTGAAGGTCAACGCCAGCCTGTTGCCCATGCCGCGGCAGATGGCCTTCTATTTCGTCGTGCTGTCCCTGGTGCCCTTGCTCGGCTCCTTCATCACCGAGCCGGCGGCCATGACCCTGGCGGCCCTGATGCTGCGCGAGCGCTTCTATGCCCCGGGGATCTCCAACCGGCTCAAGTACGTCACCATCGGCGTGCTGTTCGTCAACGTCTCGATCGGCGGCACCCTGACCCCCTACGCGGCGCCGCCGGTGCTGATGGTGGCGGGCAAGTGGAACTGGGACCTGGCCTTCATGTTCACCCACTTCGGCTGGAAGGCCTGGCTGGCGGTGGTGATCAACGCCTTCGCCGCGACCCTGCTGTTCGCCAAGGAGCTGCGCAAGGTGCCGGCCCTGGCACCGGCGGCCAACCATGAGCCGATGCCCCTGACCATGATCGCCCTGCACCTGCTCTTCCTTGGCGGTGTGGTGCTGACCGCCCATCATCCCAAGGTGTTCATGGGCCTGTTCCTGTTCTTCCTCGGCTTCGCCCACGCCTACCAGCGCTACCACGACCGGCTGATCCTGCGCGAAGGGCTGATGGTGGCCTTCTTCCTGGCTGGCCTGGTGACCCTGGGCGGCATGCAGAAGTGGTGGCTGCAGGACGTGCTTGCCGGCCTCTCGCCGGTGGCCCTGTACTACGGTGCCACGGCCCTCACCGCCATCACCGACAATGCCGCCCTGACCTACCTGGGCTCCCTGGTGGACGGGGTGACCGAGGCCTACAAATACGCCCTGGTGGCCGGTGCGGTCACCGGCGGCGGCCTGACCATCATCGCCAACGCCCCCAACCCGGCGGGGTTCTCCATTCTCAAGGGCCACTTCCACGACGAGTCGGTGCATCCCCTCGGGCTGTTCCTGTCGGCCCTGCCGCCGACCCTCGTCGCCATCCTCGCCTTCCAGTTGCTGTAA
- a CDS encoding MarR family winged helix-turn-helix transcriptional regulator yields the protein MNSPLTPPLPDALRHDAAPSEVEVLQQFRLIFRAVKRHFQSVEEACGVSGAQLWALAQIAGQPGIKVGELAKALAVHQTTASNLVDRLTRSGFIERRRSTRDQRVVELYPSHAGTTALGRAPEPLRGVLPDALAALTPAKRLQLSLLLTELTGLMQGQPGHDATRAVTLGDHGDDL from the coding sequence TTGAACTCCCCGCTCACCCCCCCCCTTCCCGATGCACTGCGCCATGATGCGGCCCCCTCCGAAGTGGAGGTCTTGCAGCAGTTCCGTTTGATCTTCCGCGCCGTGAAGCGCCACTTCCAGAGCGTCGAGGAAGCCTGTGGCGTGTCCGGTGCCCAGCTGTGGGCTCTGGCCCAGATCGCCGGCCAGCCCGGTATCAAGGTGGGGGAACTGGCCAAGGCCCTGGCGGTGCACCAGACCACCGCCAGTAACCTGGTGGACCGCCTGACCCGGTCCGGCTTCATCGAGCGCCGCCGTTCCACCCGGGACCAGCGGGTGGTCGAGCTGTATCCGTCCCATGCCGGTACGACGGCCCTGGGCCGGGCCCCCGAGCCCCTGCGCGGCGTGCTGCCCGATGCCCTGGCGGCGCTGACGCCGGCCAAGCGCCTGCAGCTGTCGCTACTGCTCACTGAGCTTACCGGTCTGATGCAAGGTCAGCCCGGCCACGACGCCACCCGCGCCGTCACCCTGGGCGATCACGGCGACGATCTGTAA
- a CDS encoding DUF3429 domain-containing protein — MTAHIANDAFPREATMPVAVRWLGFGGLVPFFTLVGAMALFGTDYRGFLLFVLVSYGAVILSFVGALHWAFAMTAAADQPAIRTRLLAWSVVPALCAWAAMVLPAGFDLILLVTMFWVHFAVDAVWARRLGLPSWYVTLRTVLTVGATLALTLAIAMLLLNPAGPPDLVPAQLTCPAESVGLEV; from the coding sequence ATGACCGCCCACATCGCAAACGACGCCTTCCCCAGGGAGGCGACCATGCCGGTCGCCGTACGGTGGCTGGGCTTTGGCGGGTTGGTACCCTTTTTCACCCTGGTCGGAGCCATGGCCCTGTTCGGCACCGACTACCGGGGGTTCCTGCTCTTCGTCCTGGTGTCCTACGGGGCGGTCATACTCAGCTTCGTCGGTGCCCTGCACTGGGCCTTCGCCATGACGGCGGCGGCGGATCAACCCGCCATCCGTACCCGCTTGCTGGCCTGGAGCGTGGTGCCGGCCCTGTGCGCCTGGGCCGCGATGGTGCTGCCGGCCGGCTTCGACCTGATTCTGCTGGTGACGATGTTCTGGGTGCACTTCGCGGTGGACGCAGTCTGGGCCCGGCGCCTGGGCCTGCCCTCCTGGTACGTCACCCTGCGCACGGTGCTGACCGTGGGCGCCACCCTGGCGCTGACCCTGGCGATCGCCATGCTGCTGCTCAACCCGGCCGGCCCGCCGGACCTGGTGCCGGCCCAACTGACCTGTCCGGCCGAGTCCGTCGGCCTGGAGGTTTGA
- a CDS encoding LutC/YkgG family protein has translation MSLSDPAARADIRASILGRLRDTLGADPAAVAARRASVEARLGLAVPATAPALADDPEALLSRFQGEAEQLASTVAVVEGWGSVPAAVAAYLAEKGLDTQGVIAPELAALPWAGAGLAVEPREARDADLLGITGCFCAIAETGTLMLLSAPGSPATVSLLPETHVALIPVSRLVPTMEAAFARLRETAPGGQPPRAVNFISGPSRTGDIEQTLVLGAHGPYRVHLILIRGA, from the coding sequence ATGAGCCTTTCCGATCCCGCTGCCCGGGCCGATATCCGGGCTTCCATTCTCGGTCGCCTGCGCGACACCCTGGGCGCCGATCCGGCCGCCGTGGCTGCGCGCCGCGCCTCGGTGGAGGCCCGCCTGGGCCTCGCCGTGCCGGCCACGGCGCCCGCCCTGGCCGATGACCCGGAGGCGCTCCTGAGCCGCTTCCAGGGCGAGGCGGAACAATTGGCATCGACGGTCGCCGTGGTGGAAGGCTGGGGCAGCGTACCGGCGGCCGTGGCCGCCTATCTGGCGGAAAAGGGGTTGGATACCCAGGGGGTGATCGCCCCGGAACTGGCGGCGCTGCCCTGGGCCGGAGCCGGCCTGGCAGTGGAACCCCGGGAGGCGCGGGACGCCGACCTGCTCGGCATCACCGGCTGCTTCTGCGCCATCGCCGAAACCGGCACCCTGATGCTGCTGTCGGCCCCCGGATCGCCGGCCACGGTCAGCCTGCTGCCGGAAACCCATGTGGCCCTGATCCCGGTTTCCCGCCTGGTACCGACCATGGAAGCCGCCTTCGCCCGGTTGCGGGAAACGGCCCCGGGAGGCCAGCCGCCGCGGGCAGTGAACTTCATTTCCGGACCGTCCCGTACCGGGGATATCGAACAGACTCTGGTGCTTGGCGCCCACGGCCCGTACCGGGTCCATTTGATTCTGATCCGCGGCGCCTGA
- a CDS encoding D-2-hydroxyacid dehydrogenase produces the protein MHRIAYLERESIRADVRRPAFAHEWVEYSRTVPAELDARLAGVTIAIVNKLPFTAELIGRLPDLKMIAVAATGTNNVDLAACQARGIVVSNIRGYARQTVPEHALALLMALSRNLVAYRASVQDGRWQRSDQFCFFDHPIRDLHGQTLGVIGSGDLGDGFARLAEALGMTVLKAERKGAATVRPGYTAFDRVIAASDAISLHCPLTPETRHLIGAAELAAMKPTALLINTARGGLVDEAALAAALRAGTIGGAGFDVLTEEPPKDDNPLLAPDVLALPNFILTPHVAWASAPAMQALADQLIDNIEAFARGEPRNRVA, from the coding sequence ATGCACCGCATCGCGTACCTCGAGCGGGAATCGATCCGGGCGGACGTGCGCCGCCCGGCGTTTGCCCATGAGTGGGTGGAATATTCCCGCACCGTGCCGGCCGAGCTCGACGCCCGGCTGGCCGGCGTGACCATCGCCATCGTCAATAAGCTGCCGTTCACCGCCGAGCTGATCGGCCGGTTGCCGGACCTGAAGATGATCGCCGTGGCCGCCACCGGCACCAACAACGTGGACCTGGCCGCCTGCCAGGCCCGCGGCATCGTCGTTTCCAACATCCGCGGCTACGCCCGCCAGACCGTGCCCGAGCATGCCCTGGCCCTGCTCATGGCCCTGTCGCGCAACCTGGTGGCCTACCGGGCCAGCGTGCAGGACGGGCGCTGGCAGCGTTCCGACCAGTTCTGCTTCTTCGACCACCCGATCCGCGACCTGCACGGCCAGACCCTGGGCGTGATCGGCTCCGGCGACCTGGGCGATGGCTTCGCCCGCCTGGCCGAGGCCCTGGGCATGACCGTGCTCAAGGCCGAGCGCAAGGGTGCCGCCACGGTACGCCCTGGCTACACCGCCTTCGACCGGGTGATTGCCGCGAGCGACGCCATCTCCCTGCATTGCCCCCTGACGCCGGAAACCCGCCACCTGATCGGCGCGGCCGAACTGGCGGCGATGAAGCCCACGGCCCTGCTCATCAATACCGCCCGGGGCGGGCTGGTGGACGAGGCCGCCCTGGCCGCCGCCCTGCGCGCCGGCACCATCGGCGGCGCCGGTTTCGATGTGCTCACCGAGGAGCCGCCCAAGGACGACAACCCGCTGCTGGCACCGGACGTCCTGGCCCTGCCCAACTTCATCCTCACGCCCCACGTGGCCTGGGCCAGCGCCCCGGCCATGCAGGCCCTGGCCGATCAGCTGATCGACAACATCGAAGCCTTCGCCCGGGGCGAGCCGCGCAACCGCGTGGCCTGA
- a CDS encoding Dps family protein → MQIDIGITEKDRKKIAEGLSKLLADTYTLYLKTHNFHWNVTGPMFNTLHLMFEAQYNELALAVDLVAERIRSLGFPAPGTYSEYAKLSSIPEPKGVPKAEKMIEELVAGQEAVVRTARAIFPAAEKARDEATADLLTQRIQLHEKTAWMLRSLLEK, encoded by the coding sequence ATGCAGATCGATATCGGCATCACCGAGAAGGACCGCAAGAAAATCGCCGAGGGCCTCTCCAAGCTCCTCGCCGACACCTACACGCTCTACCTGAAGACCCACAACTTCCACTGGAACGTCACCGGCCCCATGTTCAACACCTTGCACCTGATGTTCGAGGCGCAGTACAACGAACTGGCTCTGGCCGTGGACCTGGTGGCCGAGCGCATCCGCTCCCTGGGCTTCCCCGCCCCGGGCACCTACTCCGAGTACGCCAAGCTGTCCTCCATCCCCGAGCCCAAGGGCGTGCCCAAGGCCGAGAAGATGATCGAGGAGCTGGTGGCCGGCCAGGAAGCCGTGGTGCGCACCGCCCGGGCGATCTTCCCCGCCGCCGAGAAGGCCCGCGACGAAGCCACTGCCGACCTGCTCACCCAGCGCATCCAGCTCCACGAGAAGACCGCGTGGATGCTGCGCAGCCTGCTCGAAAAGTAA
- a CDS encoding aldehyde dehydrogenase family protein yields MMTSSDAPALPLWIGGRAFLTVTPGFFDLADASGQVRYRVPLGGADELAEAVRSCQRALPGWSATAPAERAARLLALAESVETYAGHLVKLITEDTGAAMDAAQAEVAAAVAALRAAAGTLETKATSQSPEVVAVMADSTRCFEGLVAKSAPVLAFGGVVILKPSPRGPSAAVALAELATRAGLPDGAVNLVHGDDALVAALAASPEVARVLFAGEEALAVKLRQKLGDRLVAA; encoded by the coding sequence ATGATGACCTCTTCCGACGCCCCCGCCCTGCCGCTCTGGATCGGCGGACGCGCCTTCCTCACCGTCACCCCGGGCTTTTTCGACCTGGCCGACGCCAGCGGCCAGGTACGCTACCGGGTGCCCCTGGGCGGCGCCGACGAACTGGCCGAGGCGGTGCGCTCCTGCCAGCGCGCCTTGCCCGGCTGGTCCGCCACCGCCCCGGCCGAGCGCGCTGCCCGCCTGCTTGCCCTGGCGGAGAGCGTCGAAACCTATGCCGGGCATCTGGTCAAGTTGATTACCGAGGATACCGGCGCTGCCATGGACGCCGCCCAGGCCGAAGTGGCCGCCGCCGTCGCCGCCCTGCGCGCCGCAGCCGGCACCCTGGAAACCAAGGCCACAAGCCAATCTCCAGAGGTGGTGGCTGTAATGGCAGATTCCACGCGGTGTTTCGAGGGACTGGTCGCAAAGTCCGCGCCAGTATTGGCGTTTGGCGGGGTGGTGATTTTGAAACCCAGCCCCCGGGGCCCCTCCGCGGCGGTGGCCCTGGCCGAACTGGCGACCCGGGCCGGTTTGCCCGATGGCGCGGTGAACCTGGTGCACGGCGACGATGCCTTGGTGGCCGCCCTGGCCGCCAGCCCGGAAGTGGCCCGGGTGTTGTTTGCCGGCGAGGAGGCCCTGGCGGTCAAACTTCGGCAAAAACTCGGCGACCGTTTGGTGGCAGCATAA
- a CDS encoding LutB/LldF family L-lactate oxidation iron-sulfur protein, with protein MEVRSIEFKQRASERAIDGSLQGKLKTAKGLFVGGRARAVARFDAEGGDFEALRDIGRGIRDEVLDNLDVWLETFEQNATARGATVLWARDGAEISRLVVEIAQRHGVKKAIKSKSMLSEEAGLNEALEAVGVASIETDLGEYIIQLAKEPPSHIIAPAIHKNKEEVADLFEQHHHKPRKTEIAEMTREAREVLRSHFVSADMGITGGNFLVAETGSVALVTNEGNGRMVTTLPKVHVAVVGVEKVIPSLNDLAALMRLLPRSATGQTISNYVSLLTGVKAEADRDGPEHLYFILVDNGRVGLVGSEFQEMLRCIRCGACMNHCPVYQTIGGHAYGWVYPGPMGSVLTPLYTGLDKAPDLPHAATLCNQCGVVCPVKIPLPELLRKLREKQVQTGVGTATAKAERRALKLWGFAARHPRLYAFGTRIATRYLKWLAGGKDRIQTLSMVPEWTKGRDFPAPEGKTFRELYAQRAARRG; from the coding sequence GTGGAAGTCCGTTCCATCGAATTCAAGCAGCGCGCCTCCGAGCGCGCCATCGACGGTTCCCTGCAGGGCAAGCTGAAGACCGCCAAGGGCCTGTTCGTCGGCGGCCGGGCCCGCGCCGTGGCCCGCTTCGACGCCGAGGGCGGCGACTTCGAGGCCCTGCGCGACATCGGCCGCGGCATCCGCGACGAGGTGCTCGACAACCTGGACGTGTGGCTGGAAACCTTCGAGCAGAACGCCACCGCCCGGGGCGCCACCGTGCTGTGGGCCCGGGACGGGGCCGAGATCAGCCGCCTGGTGGTGGAGATCGCCCAGCGCCACGGGGTGAAGAAGGCCATCAAGTCCAAGTCCATGCTCTCGGAAGAGGCCGGGCTGAACGAGGCCCTGGAGGCCGTAGGCGTCGCCTCGATCGAGACCGACCTGGGCGAGTACATCATCCAGCTCGCCAAGGAGCCGCCGTCCCACATCATTGCCCCGGCCATCCACAAGAACAAGGAAGAGGTCGCCGACCTCTTCGAACAGCACCACCACAAGCCGCGCAAGACCGAGATCGCCGAGATGACCCGGGAGGCACGGGAGGTGCTGCGCAGCCATTTCGTCTCCGCCGACATGGGCATCACCGGCGGCAACTTCCTGGTGGCCGAGACCGGCTCGGTGGCCCTAGTGACCAACGAGGGCAACGGCCGCATGGTCACCACCCTGCCCAAGGTGCACGTGGCGGTAGTGGGGGTGGAAAAGGTCATCCCCAGCCTCAACGACCTGGCGGCGCTGATGCGCCTGCTGCCCCGCTCGGCCACCGGCCAGACCATCTCCAACTACGTGTCGCTGCTCACCGGGGTCAAGGCCGAGGCCGACCGGGACGGTCCCGAGCACCTCTACTTCATCCTGGTGGATAACGGCCGGGTCGGCCTGGTCGGCTCCGAATTCCAGGAGATGCTGCGCTGCATCCGCTGCGGCGCCTGCATGAACCATTGCCCGGTGTACCAGACCATCGGCGGCCACGCCTACGGCTGGGTCTACCCCGGTCCCATGGGCTCGGTGCTGACGCCGCTGTACACCGGCCTGGACAAGGCGCCGGACCTGCCCCACGCCGCTACTCTGTGCAACCAGTGCGGCGTGGTCTGCCCGGTCAAGATCCCCTTGCCCGAGCTGTTGCGCAAGCTGCGCGAGAAGCAGGTGCAGACCGGCGTCGGCACCGCCACGGCCAAGGCCGAGCGGCGCGCCCTCAAGCTGTGGGGCTTCGCAGCACGTCACCCGCGGCTGTACGCCTTCGGCACCCGGATTGCCACCCGCTACCTGAAGTGGCTGGCCGGCGGCAAAGACCGCATCCAGACCCTCAGCATGGTGCCGGAATGGACCAAGGGTCGCGATTTTCCCGCCCCCGAGGGCAAGACCTTCCGCGAGCTGTACGCGCAACGGGCCGCCCGGCGCGGCTGA
- a CDS encoding (Fe-S)-binding protein, with protein MRVALFVTCLVDLMRPRIGFAALDLLESAGCEVTVPAAQTCCGQPAFNSGDRALARQLAEKTIAEFEGFDYVVAPSGSCADQIRTEYPGLFDEGSDWRRRAEALAPKVFELTDFLANVLKVEAVPGRFDGSVTYHDSCTGLRSLKIKSQPRDLLAKVPGLTLSEMEACEECCGFGGTFSIKYGDVSAAIGERKCNNIRAAATDAVVGGDLGCLLHIEGKLRRMGDETTRVLHVAEVLAGAGNGGEN; from the coding sequence ATGCGTGTTGCCCTCTTCGTCACCTGTCTGGTGGACCTGATGCGTCCCCGTATCGGCTTTGCCGCCCTGGATCTGCTCGAATCCGCCGGTTGTGAGGTGACGGTTCCCGCCGCCCAGACCTGCTGCGGCCAGCCGGCCTTCAATTCCGGGGATCGTGCCCTGGCCCGTCAGCTGGCGGAAAAGACCATCGCCGAGTTCGAAGGTTTCGACTACGTCGTCGCCCCCTCCGGCTCCTGCGCCGACCAGATCCGTACCGAATACCCCGGGTTGTTTGACGAAGGCTCCGACTGGCGCCGCCGCGCCGAGGCCCTGGCGCCGAAAGTGTTCGAGCTGACCGATTTTCTGGCCAACGTCCTCAAGGTCGAGGCCGTGCCCGGCCGTTTCGACGGCAGCGTCACCTATCACGATTCTTGCACCGGCCTGCGCAGCCTGAAGATCAAGTCCCAGCCCCGGGACCTGCTGGCCAAGGTGCCCGGCCTGACCCTCAGCGAAATGGAGGCCTGCGAGGAGTGCTGCGGCTTCGGCGGCACCTTCTCGATCAAGTACGGCGACGTCTCGGCGGCCATCGGTGAGCGCAAGTGCAACAACATCCGCGCCGCCGCTACCGACGCCGTGGTCGGCGGCGACCTGGGCTGTCTGCTGCACATCGAGGGCAAGCTGCGCCGCATGGGCGACGAGACCACCCGGGTGCTGCACGTGGCCGAGGTGCTGGCCGGCGCCGGCAACGGTGGGGAGAACTGA
- a CDS encoding IclR family transcriptional regulator, with amino-acid sequence MAERQEGKNSIQVIERMMALLDALSESPDAVSLKQLAQTTGLHPSTAHRILAAMTGSRFVERHDPGTYRLGIRLLELGNLVKSRLNLREVAQPYMQSLHEQVGESVNLGIRHDDEIIYIERTSSGRSLIRVVYLVGGRAPLHLTSAGKLFLAEDGPQKVKEYAKRTGLPGKTPHSLTSLPALEKELDWIRRHGVSFDNEEAEAGLKCVAVPVRDDEGNLVAGLSVSAPTDRHNADWIDMLRTTADEISHALGYTKPRK; translated from the coding sequence ATGGCCGAAAGGCAAGAAGGGAAGAATTCGATTCAGGTGATTGAGCGCATGATGGCGCTCCTCGACGCCCTGTCCGAATCTCCCGACGCGGTCAGCCTCAAGCAGCTGGCCCAAACCACCGGACTCCATCCTTCCACGGCACACCGCATCCTGGCCGCCATGACCGGGTCGCGCTTCGTCGAACGGCACGACCCGGGCACCTACCGGCTGGGCATCCGCCTGCTGGAGCTGGGCAACCTGGTCAAATCGCGCCTCAACCTGCGCGAAGTGGCCCAGCCCTACATGCAAAGCCTGCACGAGCAGGTCGGCGAGAGCGTCAACCTGGGTATTCGCCACGACGACGAAATCATCTACATCGAGCGGACCTCCAGCGGCCGCTCCCTGATCCGGGTGGTTTACCTGGTGGGCGGTCGCGCGCCCCTGCACCTGACCTCCGCCGGCAAGCTGTTCCTCGCCGAGGATGGGCCGCAAAAGGTCAAGGAATACGCCAAACGCACCGGTCTGCCGGGCAAGACCCCCCATTCCCTGACCTCCCTACCCGCCTTGGAGAAGGAACTGGACTGGATCCGCCGCCACGGGGTCTCGTTCGACAACGAGGAAGCCGAGGCCGGCCTGAAGTGCGTCGCCGTCCCGGTGCGCGACGATGAAGGCAATCTGGTGGCCGGCCTGTCGGTCTCGGCCCCCACCGACCGGCACAACGCCGACTGGATCGACATGCTGCGGACCACCGCCGACGAAATTTCCCATGCCCTCGGCTACACCAAGCCCCGTAAATAA